In Capricornis sumatraensis isolate serow.1 chromosome 2, serow.2, whole genome shotgun sequence, the DNA window TCAGCTCATATCTCCAATGAAACGTTAGACCGTAATAGTGGTGATCGTGTGTATCCTTTTCCTGATTTAGTGGAATTTCTaagtaatattattaatataaagtaacaatatttctttttatatgaaaatGATACAAACAGGTGACAAATTATTTGTTTTGTCCCCAAGTTTGCTCCATCTCCAGTGTTCCCTCTATTACCCAGCAGAAGTGCCATCTGCTTCCTAAGTTAGAAATCTAGGCATTgccttcatttctctctcccttccctcgcTCACCATTCCTCTGCCAACTTCCCAGGCCAATCAGCTGCCGAATCTGCCTTCTATCTCCACTGCCACCAGCACCACTATTCCTTCTATTTCCAGTGGCACTCTGGCGCTCTTCATTACCCAGGAGCACTAAAGAGCAGCCTCTTCATGAGTCATCTTGTTCCACTTTCACTGTCTTCAGTCTTCTCTCCACAAAGCAGATGATGCTTCTGTCTAAACTCCTGATCTATCACATGGTTCCCCCACTGAAAAGACTCATCAGTGGTTTCTGTCTGCTCTTAGAATCAAGACCAAAACACTTAACATGGCTCACAAAGCCTGGTGCCACCTGCGTCTGCCTTCgcgtttttaaaaatgtaaatcaatttTCTGATTAAACCTCTTCAATGACTTTTGGctgctcttaaaaataaaattgaaactctGTAGGCTGCAGGGCCCCGCATGCCTCTCCAAACCCAGCTCACACCACCTATCCTCTCCTTCACGACCTTCTGGCTGTACTGTTCTCTTCCAGTCTTTCACATATGCCAGGCTCTTTCCTACCCGAGGGTTTTTAAGTTAGCTGTCTCCTCTACCTGCAAAGCTTTCCCCCAAGCTCTTCAAATGTCTGGCTCATTCTCCTCCTTTGTGATTCGATTCAAACATCACTCTCTCAGAACATTCTTTCCTGAACACCTgttttaaataaacttaaaataaaatagagacttcCCTatcagtccagtggctaagatttcaccttctaatccagggggtgcaggttcgatctctggtctgggagttaaggtcccacatgccttgtggccaaaaaacccaaagataaaacagaagcaatattgtaataaattcaataaagacttttaaaatggtccacttcaaaaatcttaaaataaaatgacCTCTGTATCAGTGCCCTCTATTAGCGCAAACTGCTTATTTCTTTCATGGCACTTACTGCAATCCGAAGTTATTTTATGTGCATGTTCATTTGTTTGTCATTGGCCCCACCAAGAATGaaagttctgttttgttcacCACTCTATCCTTAGGGCCTAGTCGATGTATTACACATAGTAGGCTCATTATAAATACTTGCTATGTAAATGGATAGCCAGGGTCctagaatcactgtggacagtgaccacaggcatgaaattataagacacttgctgtttggaagggcttccctggtggttcagaggcaaaagcgtctccctgcaatgcgggaaatctaggttcgatccctgggtcaggaagatcccctggaaaaggaaatggcaacccactccagtattcttgcctggagaatcccatggacagagaagcctggtaagctacagtccacagggttgcaaagagtcgaacacgactgagagagaagaaaagccgtgacaaacctagacagtgtattaaaaagcagagacatcactttgccaacaaaggtccatatagtcaaagctatggtttttccagtagtcatgtatgcacgtgagagttggaccataatgaaagctgagcagcacagaaaggatgctttcaaactgtggtgctagagaagactcttgagagccccttggacagcaaggagatcaaaccaatcaatcctaaaggaaatcagccctgaatattcactggaagggctgatgcggaaactgaagctctaatattttggtcacctgatacaaagagccgactcattggaatagaccctgatgctgggaaagactgagggcagaagggggcaatggaggatgagatggtttgatgacatcactgactcaatggacatgagtttgagcaaactctgggagatagtgaaggacagggaggcctgatgtgctgcagtccatggggtcgcaaagagttggacacgacttagcgactaaagaacaGAGTCCTAGAGCCAGTCAGTGATAGCTCTGGAAGTCCTTCTTTGCTATGTTAAAAGGTATTTCCCCTTTCTTCCAGCAGGTGGAGCCAAAGCCTGGGGTCTGCGGAGGGGTGTGTGGTTGGCCTGGCTGACagtgaagagggagggagaggcagggtTTACAGGGATGCTGGATCCAAGTGTGAAGGAAGTCAAGGTGGGAGCTGTCCAGAAGAGACGTGGAGCAGCCAGTGATCCAAGCCGTCTCTGAGATCCCAGATTGCTTTCCCACTTCCCCACCTATCCCGCCTCCTAAATCATGCCCTCAAAAGTCAGAAGGGGTTTTTGAGGAGAGCAATTTTCTGTGAACATGAAACTGGAGAGGCAAGGGTTTTCAATTCCAAATCCTCATTGTATAGTTGGGGGAAACTGAGACCAGGGAAGTCGGTGAGTGAGAGTTGGGTGTAGCTGACAAAGCCCTCGCTCATTAATTCATTACAGTCTTAGCTCATTAATTTGGCTCCACACAGCCCACCCCTTCCCTCCTTGCCTGGTGCCATGATGAGAGCATTGATTCCCAGAGTTGCCCTAAAGATGCAGGAGGCAGGAACAGCTTATGAGAGGCACGCTGGAGCCAAGACATGCTGGAGTACCAGAGGTCAGAGGTATGTTCCAGGGCCAGGCAGGTGGCCTGCATATAACCTAGAGCTGGGAAGTTGGCAGGGGTCTTGGATTTCCTCCTGAagatgtgttagtcactcggtcgtgtccaactctttgcaatcccacggactgtagttgGCCAGcctcctgtccctggaattcttcaggcaagaatactggagtgggttgccagtcccctttccaggggatcttcccaacctaagaatggaacctgggtccccacactgcagatagattctttatcatctgaaccaccaagcaAGTGTCAAGTTCTAAATGACTTAaccctcttttttaaaatttgcattttaaaaagatgctaGAGATAAGGGTTCCTGAGAAGATCAGGTAGAACATTTCCACCTGATAATGGGGACTCAAGAAGTTTCTAACCTGGAGAGCTACTTGGTTATCTTAAATAGCTTGCAGAAGGAATTAGATATGGTTTGAGGAGATCAAATCGAGGCCAGTGAATACACAGGTAAAATCATCCAGGTGAGAGAAGATAAAACCTGGGAAGCAATTGCAGGGAGGGGGAAAGAAGCAAACTTGGGTGGTTTAGGgaatttctgttttaaagatgGGATTTGGTGCTTATTGATTAgagtggagggagagggaggtgttagtgaagtagctcagtcgtgtgcaactctttgcaaccggaGTCCTTGAATGCTCCAGCTGTAGAGACTGGACCAGAGCAGCCTCTGACCCTGAGAGCAGCTCCAAAGGCAGCAGTGGGACCTGGCTTGGTGGTGGCAGAACTATAGGTTCACATAACAGCCTAAAGCAGTGGTTCAAGAACACAGGCCCTAGAGTGAGATgacttccctgacggctcagatggtaaagcgtctgcctgcaatgctggagacccgggttcgatccctgggtcaggaagatcctctggagaaggcaatggcaacccactcagtactcttgcctagaaaatcccatggacggaggagcctggtaggctagttcatggggtcgcaaacagtcagatacgactgagtgacttcacatcaCATCTATAGTGAGATAGTCTGGGTTCAAGTATCAGATTCTCCACTTACTAATttttctgcacctcagtttcctgatctgtaatATGGGAAAGTTATGAGGACTaatgaaatttatatttattaggcGTGTGCAACAGTGCCTGTAAAAGTGGTTATACACAGCTTCATCCAGTAAATGgagctccaattaaaaaaaaaaaaaaatggaaccccAAACCCGAAGTAGAAACCAAGCTTAAACAGTTTAACCATGTctcttctctgggcctcatttaTCCATCTACGTAAAATAAAGggctaaatgaaaaaagaaaacaaaatttttaaaaatgaataataacaataaaataaagggCTAGACTCTCAGCCTCTAATCCTGCAAGTgctgttttcttgattttttttttttggcaggaggAGTTTGGTCTCAGTGTGTTACACGCAATGACTTGCTAAGACAAGCTCCTACCAACTTGCGAGGGCCAATTATTAAAATTTCAGGAAATTTTCAGGATAGAACAACTGCTGGTAACTTGAAATTGGCTACAGTGGGAATATTTACACTCTGGAAATAGGCAAATGCTACAAACTAGGCCTATCCCACTACCCTCCTCCCCGACACCAGTGGTGAGATCCTTCCCCTCAACCAACACATAGACTTGCCTTCCGATAACTGTCATCAGTGATAAGAGAATCACAGGTCTCTCGGGCCCCCAGGGTCCTAATCACAGAATCTGCCCCTGCAGAGCCAGCCCTGCATGCTCAGGCACGCACAGGGTGGGAAGCAGGGCACACAGGCCTGAGCAGAGCAAGCTGGTTGTTCTCAGACTCAGGGTACAGTGGGTAGTGGTTAAGATACCGGAGTCTCACACACCTGGGATGTTATTCCAGTTAGATCTCTATTGGCTGTGTGAGTTTAGCCAAGTTTCTCTCAATAGTGgtgggctcagtttcctcatctgtaaaatggggacaggggacttccctggtggtccagtagttaagactgtgctcccactgcagagggcatggattctaaccctggttggggaactaagatcccacatggcacatagccaaaacatttaaaaatactaataaaataaaatgaggacaGTCCTGACCCAGCACAATGGTTTCCAGGATTAAGTCAGAACACCATCAAGGTGAGAGGAACACTTCCACACCTGGGCCTGGTACAGACAGGTATTTAGTAAATGTTAGCCAATGCTGTTGTTACATCTCCACAACATTCTGGCTCCCTCTCACTCTCTGCATCCTGGAACAGAAAGGCTCAGTGAGTTGCTGAGAACAAAGGCAGAAACAGGCAGCTCAGTTTTCCAGcttttatgaaaattaataacattaatagctcacagacatatacatacatacacactgctaTTTACATGGTCATTAAGTTATTAATTAGTCTCTGTATACAACGTTTCTACATTAGTGTTCCAGGCTAGGCCCAATCAGTCCTTGGCATATTCACAGTAGCAGTCCCTGGTTTTGGCCCCCAGGGTGGTCACAGGGAGGCCGGCGGCTGATGCCCGCCCCATGATAGGCACAGGAGGTGTCCTGGGTCGCTTACTATGAAGTCTTTAGCTCCCTTCCTGGCATCTGGAGACCAGCTATTCAGGGAGCAGGCAAGCAGGCCTCGATTCCTCGTGTGGCCTGGTGACCCAGGCCCTGTATATAGCGGCTTTGGGCCATCCAGTAGGCACTAGAGGATGCTGGCCAGTTCTGTAGAGTCTGTGTCAGAGCAGCCTGAGCTGCTGGCCTCTTCCCTGCAAGAACCAGAGGAGACTGGTTGGAGGAAGCATCCTTACTCACCTGCTTGTTCCCCGAGGGATCTTGGCTCTGCAGGCTTAGCTGACTGCCAGGTTAGTCTAAATCACAGGACAGTGTTCACTCCCACTCTCAGCCCAGAAACTACTGCTAGGTTTGTTCACTGTTCCTGCTGCCCTCAAGGCACCCCAAGCTCCAGGACTACATCCTGGCCTGGGCGGGTTGATGAGCTGGCATAACTCACTCCACCCGGCTCTCTGGTCTTCACACCGAGGTCCTGCATGCCAGGAGAGCTGTGAagagtgtgggctctggagtTAGAATATAGGGGCTCAAACCCCAGGTCTGCCCCTTATcaccctcagtttcttcatctgctgaGTGAGAATCACAGGAATCTCTGATGCCCAAGGCTATTAAGATGACTACAGGAGATCATGGGTACACTCTCTAAAATGTAAACCCCCTTAGGTGACAGGGACTTTTGTTTGTATCATTCACTAGACCAAGGCCTGACACACAGGCTTCCCATATAcgtacttgttgaatgaataaacgtAAAACCACTCAGCATAAGCAGACAGCAAAGGGCTCAAGAAACATTAACTaggagacttccccagtggtccagtggttaagaatccaccctccaATACAAGGGAATGTGGTCTTTAGCTCCCTTCCTGGCATCTGGAGACTCATCAATTCGATCCCtagttgaggagctaagatcccacatactgaggggcaactaagcccgcacactgcagctAGAAAGGCTGAATGCCATGACTAGAgcagcctgcatgctgcagccaaGATTCTGGGTGCTGCACCAGAgactcggtgcagccaaataaacaaatattttaaaaaagtaaaatagtaaaaaaaaaaaaaaagataatcaactGCCATTGTGATGCATCGGcagaaggggagggcagaggagaagcgGTGGAGGGGAAGATGTGTGGGAGGCAGATCCGAGCTTGGCTTCTCCAGGAGGCGCCTTTCAAGGGCTTAGACTGCAGGCTGCCCTTCTGTCCGCCAACCATCCCTTGCCCACTCACCTCAGAGCCTGCAGGGCCTTCTTGTTCTGCCGCCGCTTCTCCTCGTCAATGGGGTACAGCTTGAAGAGCAGCAGGCCCATGAGGATGAGGACTATGGGAGCCACGGTCACCAGCATCTTCAGCGTGAACTTGACACGTGCCGGCTGGGAGCAGCCACGGGTCTGGTACCCAGTGAAGCTGtgaggcccagtggttaggggAGTGGTGAGGAGGGGGcacctggggcctgcccctgcccagcATTACCCAGACCCCCACCCCACTCACTCCAGACTGAGGGTGGAGATGCCCAGAGAGACTCCAGAGGCAAACTTGGTGAAGAAGACGTAGAAGGAGAAGAAGATGGGCTCGGTCCCGTGGATGTGGGGCTGCTTCAAGTGGAAGTCATCAATGACGTCGGGCAGCATGGACCTGCACATAGTGGGGGCAGCCGTGAGCACCCTCCCACCTAGCAACCCCAGGCCTCCGCTAGCCCATGTGGTCCAGGTCAATAAGAGCGTTCCTCTGGGAGCTGGCGGTTCTATAGTATACACACACAGTTCAGTGACAACATGGCAACTTCATGTGAATCAAAAAAGAAGGCCTCTTCCTCTGAGATGAAGTAGCCACACATGTAGCTGCTCAGCTGGGCAAGTCAAGTACAGGGTTTGAACCCCCATTTCCCATCCTGACCAGGTGTGCTCAAGCAGTTCACAATCTGTACAGTTGTACTGGGAGGACCTGCCCCACTCCCAACCTGGACCTGCAGAAAGACAAGTCCCCACAGATTCTCCCTCAGGAGTTTCTGAACTGGGGAGCTGGGAGGCTGGGGAACATACCAAGGTgggcgcatatatatatatatacacacacttaccACGGTAGTAAGAAGGCAGCTGCAACACTGATGCCGGCTGCCACAGCCACCACGTATGTGACAATCAGGTTACTCTCCATGAGGGCCACCAAGATGAGAAATGGCACTGCTGACTAGGAGAGTGGGTGTAGGCAGATGAGTCAGCTGGGAGGCTCCCAGCAGTAATTCCCAGGCCAGCCCAGGCCCTACCCCTTCAGTTCCACTCACCGAGATTCCAATGTATACAGCTGTCTTTTTGCCAAACCGGGTTAGGAACCACTGCCAGATGGGGATGGTGACTGTGGCTGAGAACTATGGAGGGGCAAAGGGGTGAAGGAAGTGGGTTAGAGCCCTGGAATCCCTCTTGCCCTTCCTAGGACTCCAAAGGTGCTGCTAGCCCGGACCAGGAGCAGCCAGATGCCATCACCTGGATTGCTCCTCGGCAGCCGATGGCTCTTCAAGGAGCTGGGACAAAGTCCTGATCTTATCTGCTGCCCTCTGAGCGCAGAACTCCGAGTTCTGGCCTCCAAGTCTTTGCTTTCACTATGCTTTCTACTTGAACATCTAACCCcaatcctttcttttttccccagtgttactgagatataattgacaagaACATTGTACTAGTTACTAGTTCAAGGTGTACAATATaaagatagtttaaaaatatttatttggctgtaccaggtctgagttgcagcatgtgggatctttttttttcccccacagttgcagcatgcaaactcttagttacagGATCTtcagtggcagcatgtgggagctagttccctggccagggattgaacccaggccccctgcattgggaatgtggagtcttagccactggaccaccagggaaatcccaataaAGATTTGATATATGTACCCAAACTCTTTCTTTCATAGTCCTACCTAAGCCATTGTAGGTCAGATCCAAACGTTCTGAGAAGCCTCCCTCATCACTCATGATCTTGGGCCAGTTTGGGAAACATCCTCTGGCTATCCAAAGAACCATCTCACAGCCTAAGCCCCTTCAGCCACCCTTGGGGCCCCACACGCACCATGATTGCCAGGAGCAGATTCTGGAATTCGTTCCGAAAGCCCAAGGTATAGGTACAAAACAAGGCAAAGTTCCCCTCCACCAGCTGGGGGCCAGGACGGCGTagcaggaaaaaagacaaagaaacaggTGATGATGGAGCTAAGCCTCGAAGACTCTGCGTGCTCAGGGGACCTCtgctcaccccacccccattccacCTGTCCCTCAGGCCCTGTCCCATTCTAAGGCCTACGCCATCCCCTATTGCACTCCTTCATCAGGCTGAGCGTATCAGAGCCCCACTCACCATGAAAGCCAAGGAGGTGAAGAGGAAGCCGGCGATGAGCTTGATGTACGGCCCATGGCTCATGACCAGCCGGAGGCCCCGAAAGAAGGGCATCTGCTTGGTCTGCTGAGTCTCGTAGGATTCTGGGGGCCAGAGGGGACAGTGAGCAGGAGCAGAGGCCCCTCCCAGAGTCTGAAGCCCAGGCAGAGGGACAAAAACTGGCCCACAGTGGGGCCTGCACCCCTCCCTGGGACCCCTCACCTCTCTGTTCCCGCACGCCCAGGGTCAGGATGACCGCACAGATGACATAGATGGAGGCGATGACTCCTGCCGCCAGCAGGTATGCATTTTGCTGTTAAAGCAGGTAAAGATCACACAGGGACACAGTCAGTCTCATTCCATCCCAGCGCCCAGGAGCTCTACTCAATGACCCTGGATCAGTCCCTTCTCTGGGGGCCTCTCTGTctccacctgtgaaatgggaaagTTATCCTGGGCCTACTGCTGCTTCCCAAGGCTGGAACAAGCCCAGATGAACAAAACTCTAAGGAGGCCAGGATGTGGAGTCTGAAAGCCCACAGTTCAAATCTTCCGAAAGCTAGTTTCTGCAACTCACTAGCTATATTACATTGGACAAATTATTTAGCCT includes these proteins:
- the MFSD2A gene encoding sodium-dependent lysophosphatidylcholine symporter 1 isoform X3: MAKGEGAESGSAAGLLPTGILQAGERPVQKEPKKKKQLSICNKLCYAVGGAPYQVTGCALGFFLQIYLLDVAQVDPFSASIILFVGRAWDAITDPLVGFCISKSPWTRLGRLMPWITFSTPLAIIAYFLIWFVPDFHQGQTLWYLLFYCLFETLVTCFHVPYSALTMFISTEQSERDSATAYRMTVEVLGTVLGTAIQGQIVGQADSPCIPDGNASTVNRTQSSTSIKETQNAYLLAAGVIASIYVICAVILTLGVREQRESYETQQTKQMPFFRGLRLVMSHGPYIKLIAGFLFTSLAFMLVEGNFALFCTYTLGFRNEFQNLLLAIMFSATVTIPIWQWFLTRFGKKTAVYIGISSAVPFLILVALMESNLIVTYVVAVAAGISVAAAFLLPWSMLPDVIDDFHLKQPHIHGTEPIFFSFYVFFTKFASGVSLGISTLSLDFTGYQTRGCSQPARVKFTLKMLVTVAPIVLILMGLLLFKLYPIDEEKRRQNKKALQALREEASSSGCSDTDSTELASIL
- the MFSD2A gene encoding sodium-dependent lysophosphatidylcholine symporter 1 isoform X4 gives rise to the protein MAKGEGAESGSAAGLLPTGILQAGERPVQVKKEPKKKKQLSICNKLCYAVGGAPYQVTGCALGFFLQIYLLDVAQVDPFSASIILFVGRAWDAITDPLVGFCISKSPWTRLGRLMPWITFSTPLAIIAYFLIWFVPDFHQGQTLWYLLFYCLFETLVTCFHVPYSALTMFISTEQSERDSATAYRMTVEVLGTVLGTAIQGQIVGQADSPCIPDGNASTVNRTQSSTSIKETQNAYLLAAGVIASIYVICAVILTLGVREQRESYETQQTKQMPFFRGLRLVMSHGPYIKLIAGFLFTSLAFMLVEGNFALFCTYTLGFRNEFQNLLLAIMSAVPFLILVALMESNLIVTYVVAVAAGISVAAAFLLPWSMLPDVIDDFHLKQPHIHGTEPIFFSFYVFFTKFASGVSLGISTLSLDFTGYQTRGCSQPARVKFTLKMLVTVAPIVLILMGLLLFKLYPIDEEKRRQNKKALQALREEASSSGCSDTDSTELASIL
- the MFSD2A gene encoding sodium-dependent lysophosphatidylcholine symporter 1 isoform X2, with product MAKGEGAESGSAAGLLPTGILQAGERPVQVKKEPKKKKQLSICNKLCYAVGGAPYQVTGCALGFFLQIYLLDVAQVDPFSASIILFVGRAWDAITDPLVGFCISKSPWTRLGRLMPWITFSTPLAIIAYFLIWFVPDFHQGQTLWYLLFYCLFETLVTCFHVPYSALTMFISTEQSERDSATAYRMTVEVLGTVLGTAIQGQIVGQADSPCIPDGNASTVNRTQSSTSIKETQNAYLLAAGVIASIYVICAVILTLGVREQRESYETQQTKQMPFFRGLRLVMSHGPYIKLIAGFLFTSLAFMLVEGNFALFCTYTLGFRNEFQNLLLAIMFSATVTIPIWQWFLTRFGKKTAVYIGISSAVPFLILVALMESNLIVTYVVAVAAGISVAAAFLLPWSMLPDVIDDFHLKQPHIHGTEPIFFSFYVFFTKFASGVSLGISTLSLDFTGYQTRGCSQPARVKFTLKMLVTVAPIVLILMGLLLFKLYPIDEEKRRQNKKALQALREEASSSGCSDTDSTELASIL
- the MFSD2A gene encoding sodium-dependent lysophosphatidylcholine symporter 1 isoform X1, which gives rise to MAKGEGAESGSAAGLLPTGILQAGERPVQVKKEPKKKKQLSICNKLCYAVGGAPYQVTGCALGFFLQIYLLDVAQVSEESSFSCYSSQVDPFSASIILFVGRAWDAITDPLVGFCISKSPWTRLGRLMPWITFSTPLAIIAYFLIWFVPDFHQGQTLWYLLFYCLFETLVTCFHVPYSALTMFISTEQSERDSATAYRMTVEVLGTVLGTAIQGQIVGQADSPCIPDGNASTVNRTQSSTSIKETQNAYLLAAGVIASIYVICAVILTLGVREQRESYETQQTKQMPFFRGLRLVMSHGPYIKLIAGFLFTSLAFMLVEGNFALFCTYTLGFRNEFQNLLLAIMFSATVTIPIWQWFLTRFGKKTAVYIGISSAVPFLILVALMESNLIVTYVVAVAAGISVAAAFLLPWSMLPDVIDDFHLKQPHIHGTEPIFFSFYVFFTKFASGVSLGISTLSLDFTGYQTRGCSQPARVKFTLKMLVTVAPIVLILMGLLLFKLYPIDEEKRRQNKKALQALREEASSSGCSDTDSTELASIL
- the MFSD2A gene encoding sodium-dependent lysophosphatidylcholine symporter 1 isoform X5, with product MAKGEGAESGSAAGLLPTGILQAGERPVQVKIYLLDVAQVDPFSASIILFVGRAWDAITDPLVGFCISKSPWTRLGRLMPWITFSTPLAIIAYFLIWFVPDFHQGQTLWYLLFYCLFETLVTCFHVPYSALTMFISTEQSERDSATAYRMTVEVLGTVLGTAIQGQIVGQADSPCIPDGNASTVNRTQSSTSIKETQNAYLLAAGVIASIYVICAVILTLGVREQRESYETQQTKQMPFFRGLRLVMSHGPYIKLIAGFLFTSLAFMLVEGNFALFCTYTLGFRNEFQNLLLAIMFSATVTIPIWQWFLTRFGKKTAVYIGISSAVPFLILVALMESNLIVTYVVAVAAGISVAAAFLLPWSMLPDVIDDFHLKQPHIHGTEPIFFSFYVFFTKFASGVSLGISTLSLDFTGYQTRGCSQPARVKFTLKMLVTVAPIVLILMGLLLFKLYPIDEEKRRQNKKALQALREEASSSGCSDTDSTELASIL